In one window of Haloprofundus halophilus DNA:
- a CDS encoding anthranilate phosphoribosyltransferase has translation MANATAEFGEWPLKRLMTEVCGSGHKSADDLTREQASEAMQRIFASEPDPTTLGAFWLANRWKRNNPEELAAYTDEMCARVEYAEPDADPVDCGANYDGKGRTAILGVAAGVVAAAAGTPVVAHSGDRVPTQKQDAYKHVLDELGVRTELEPQESADMVDETGFGFYYQPAFNPAVDDLFDRRDMMGVRTFVNTIETLANPANADYHLGSFYHLAFAKKVTDTFERSEHHDLHRVIMFQGMEGYDDIRPGYTKVAEWTDGEFEDYEIETENYGMEFDADDLEVDDVAGDSARITEAVVAGDRDDEFADAVAVNAAFRIFAREDAEDLETGLEMAREAIADGSAEAVLEELRAF, from the coding sequence ATGGCGAACGCGACAGCAGAATTCGGCGAGTGGCCGCTGAAACGGCTGATGACGGAGGTGTGCGGCTCCGGGCACAAGTCGGCCGACGACCTCACCCGCGAGCAGGCCAGCGAGGCGATGCAGCGCATCTTCGCGAGCGAACCGGACCCTACGACGCTCGGAGCGTTCTGGCTCGCGAACCGCTGGAAACGCAACAACCCCGAGGAGCTCGCCGCCTACACCGACGAGATGTGCGCCCGCGTCGAGTACGCCGAACCCGACGCCGACCCCGTCGACTGCGGCGCGAACTACGACGGAAAGGGTCGGACCGCGATTCTCGGCGTCGCCGCCGGCGTCGTCGCCGCCGCCGCGGGGACGCCCGTCGTCGCTCACTCCGGCGACCGGGTGCCGACGCAGAAACAGGACGCCTACAAGCACGTCCTCGACGAACTCGGCGTGCGGACGGAACTCGAACCACAGGAATCGGCCGACATGGTCGACGAGACCGGCTTCGGTTTCTACTACCAACCCGCGTTCAACCCGGCGGTCGACGACCTCTTCGACCGCCGCGACATGATGGGCGTCCGGACGTTCGTCAACACCATCGAGACGCTGGCGAACCCGGCGAACGCCGACTACCACCTCGGGTCGTTCTACCACCTCGCGTTCGCCAAGAAGGTGACCGACACGTTCGAGAGGAGCGAACACCACGACCTCCACCGGGTCATCATGTTCCAGGGGATGGAGGGGTACGACGACATCCGTCCCGGCTACACGAAGGTCGCCGAGTGGACCGACGGAGAGTTCGAGGATTACGAGATAGAGACGGAAAACTACGGCATGGAGTTCGACGCCGATGACCTCGAAGTCGACGACGTCGCGGGCGACTCCGCGCGGATAACCGAAGCGGTCGTCGCCGGCGACCGCGACGACGAGTTCGCCGACGCCGTCGCGGTGAACGCGGCGTTCCGCATCTTCGCCCGCGAGGACGCCGAGGACCTCGAAACCGGACTGGAGATGGCGCGGGAGGCCATCGCCGACGGCAGCGCCGAGGCGGTGCTCGAAGAGCTTCGGGCGTTCTGA
- a CDS encoding DUF1611 domain-containing protein, producing MTDIGTESRRIVVLAHEKFPGRAKTATGVMRYGNDEIVAVLDRDRAGTRVRDHRADLPDAPVVASFEDVPDAESVDALLVGIAPIGGGFDETWRPDVRAAIESGCDVVAGLHYFLEDDEEFAALAAEHGVDLVDVRKPDPDLSVAQGVADQVSADIVLTVGTDCSVGKMTATLELVEAAREAGVDAAFVPTGQTGIMISGWGNPIDRVVSDFTAGAVEEMILEIGDDHEMLFVEGQGSIVHPAYSAVTCGILHGSMADKLVLCHEAGREAIHGYESFSLPPLSEYVDLYESLGSAVHETEVVAGALNTSALSDAEAEDAVEAYADELGVPASDPVRFASDDVLEALR from the coding sequence ATGACCGATATTGGGACCGAGAGTCGCCGTATCGTCGTTCTCGCACACGAGAAGTTCCCCGGTCGCGCGAAGACCGCGACCGGCGTAATGCGCTACGGAAACGACGAAATCGTCGCCGTGCTCGACCGAGACCGCGCCGGGACGCGCGTTCGCGACCACCGAGCGGACCTCCCCGACGCCCCCGTCGTCGCCTCGTTCGAGGACGTGCCGGACGCCGAGTCTGTCGACGCGCTGCTGGTCGGTATCGCGCCCATCGGCGGCGGCTTCGACGAGACGTGGCGACCCGACGTCCGCGCCGCTATCGAGTCCGGCTGCGACGTCGTCGCCGGACTCCACTACTTCCTCGAAGACGACGAGGAGTTCGCGGCGCTCGCGGCCGAACACGGCGTCGACCTCGTCGACGTGCGCAAACCCGACCCCGACCTCTCCGTCGCACAGGGGGTCGCCGACCAGGTGTCGGCCGACATCGTGCTCACCGTCGGCACCGACTGTTCGGTCGGGAAGATGACCGCGACGCTCGAACTCGTCGAGGCCGCCCGGGAGGCGGGCGTCGACGCGGCGTTCGTCCCGACGGGACAGACTGGAATCATGATTTCGGGGTGGGGCAACCCCATCGACCGGGTGGTGAGCGACTTCACCGCCGGGGCCGTCGAGGAGATGATTCTCGAGATCGGCGACGACCACGAGATGCTGTTCGTCGAAGGACAGGGTAGCATCGTCCACCCGGCCTACTCGGCGGTCACCTGCGGCATCCTCCACGGCTCGATGGCCGACAAACTCGTGCTCTGTCACGAGGCGGGTCGTGAGGCGATTCACGGCTACGAGTCGTTCTCGCTCCCGCCGCTCTCCGAGTACGTCGACCTCTACGAGTCGCTGGGGTCGGCGGTCCACGAGACCGAGGTCGTCGCCGGCGCGCTCAACACGTCGGCGCTGTCCGACGCCGAGGCCGAGGACGCCGTCGAGGCGTACGCGGACGAACTCGGCGTCCCCGCCAGCGACCCCGTTCGGTTCGCGAGCGACGACGTGCTGGAGGCGCTCCGGTGA
- the ahbB gene encoding siroheme decarboxylase subunit beta, with product MGPVDADWRADLDAVDAALVDEYQSEFPVVERPFRVVGEELGVSEDEALSRVERLRERGVFRRFGAVLNPPVIGSSTLAAVSAPEERFDEVAEIINGYRQVNHNYRRDHEWNMWFVVTAGSRETRDRILGEIEERTDCAVLNLPMLTDYYIDLEFPVVNDDRFARETVPSPEARAEDPRAEDPRTRENSAETTVSATRISEEATGGLSALEAALLLEIQDGFPLSATPYGDVADAVDADVDDVLAAVRRLLDDGCIKRIGCVVNHVVTGFRNNCMVVWDIPDDELDVRGERVGSLPYVTLCYHRPRRPEQGWPYNLFTMIHGREADVVDEKIDELAAEHLPFDHERLYSTETLKQTGAQYDELVGDDR from the coding sequence ATGGGTCCCGTAGACGCCGACTGGCGTGCCGACCTCGACGCCGTCGACGCCGCACTCGTCGACGAGTACCAAAGCGAGTTCCCCGTCGTCGAACGACCGTTCCGCGTCGTCGGCGAGGAGCTCGGCGTCTCCGAAGACGAAGCGCTCTCGCGGGTCGAACGACTCCGCGAGCGGGGCGTCTTTCGACGGTTCGGCGCGGTGCTCAACCCGCCGGTCATCGGGAGTTCGACGCTCGCGGCGGTGAGCGCGCCCGAAGAGCGCTTCGACGAGGTCGCAGAGATCATCAACGGCTACCGCCAGGTGAACCACAACTACCGCCGCGACCACGAGTGGAACATGTGGTTCGTCGTCACGGCGGGGTCGCGGGAGACGCGCGACCGAATCCTCGGCGAAATCGAGGAGCGAACCGACTGTGCGGTGTTGAACCTCCCGATGCTCACCGACTACTACATCGACCTGGAGTTCCCCGTCGTCAACGACGACCGGTTCGCGAGAGAGACGGTTCCGTCTCCGGAAGCGCGGGCGGAGGACCCGCGGGCGGAGGACCCGCGAACGCGGGAGAACTCCGCGGAGACCACCGTGAGCGCGACGCGCATCAGCGAGGAAGCGACGGGCGGCCTCTCGGCGCTGGAAGCGGCTCTCCTCCTCGAAATCCAGGACGGTTTCCCGCTGTCGGCGACGCCGTACGGGGACGTTGCGGACGCCGTCGACGCCGACGTCGACGACGTGCTCGCTGCGGTTCGACGACTGCTCGACGACGGCTGTATCAAGCGCATCGGCTGCGTCGTCAACCACGTCGTCACCGGCTTCCGGAACAACTGCATGGTGGTCTGGGACATCCCCGACGACGAACTCGACGTCCGCGGCGAGCGCGTCGGGTCGCTGCCGTACGTGACCCTCTGCTACCACCGTCCGCGACGACCCGAGCAGGGGTGGCCGTACAACCTCTTCACGATGATTCACGGCCGCGAGGCCGACGTCGTCGACGAGAAGATAGACGAACTGGCCGCCGAACACCTCCCGTTCGACCACGAGCGACTCTACTCGACGGAGACGCTGAAGCAGACGGGCGCGCAGTACGACGAACTGGTGGGTGACGACCGGTGA
- a CDS encoding GNAT family N-acetyltransferase, with the protein MTGADERVKLVETETERADAFAVREAVFVDEQDVPERLEWDEYDDGALHFVAYDGEAAVGVARLRRVGENERGGVADGDTAAVGKLERVAVLEPRRGDGWGKRLVAAAERTAREEGFGELRLHAQTHVETFYRDLGYETTSDVFEEAGIPHIEMEKSL; encoded by the coding sequence GTGACGGGCGCCGACGAGCGCGTGAAACTGGTCGAGACCGAGACGGAACGCGCGGACGCCTTCGCCGTCCGCGAGGCGGTGTTCGTCGACGAGCAGGACGTCCCCGAGAGACTGGAGTGGGACGAGTACGACGACGGGGCGCTGCACTTCGTCGCCTACGACGGCGAGGCCGCCGTTGGCGTCGCGCGCCTCCGCCGCGTCGGTGAGAACGAACGCGGCGGTGTCGCCGACGGCGACACTGCGGCCGTCGGCAAACTCGAACGCGTGGCGGTGCTCGAACCGAGACGCGGCGACGGGTGGGGCAAGCGACTCGTCGCGGCCGCAGAGCGCACCGCCCGCGAGGAGGGGTTCGGAGAACTTCGACTGCACGCCCAGACCCACGTCGAGACGTTCTACCGCGACCTCGGCTACGAGACGACGAGCGACGTGTTCGAGGAGGCGGGAATCCCGCACATCGAGATGGAGAAGTCGCTGTAG
- a CDS encoding succinylglutamate desuccinylase/aspartoacylase family protein produces the protein MHTAERLTLTRLPSGVPVETTVHTYEGDDDGPTLYVQAAQHGREINGTEVLRRLHERLDHDELRGKVIAVPVADPLTFDHVSYTTPEVIDSVNPNLNRVWPGDAEGSLHQRIAARLWEYAGDADAIVDLHTGSPDMLTHTVYLKGDEECRALAEAFGTDLLLAEAAGDDADTEWSERNFGGKFRVAATCEGIPSITPELAHNKQLVEPAIETGVEGMFGVLEHMGMLDGEHDGTRETEWDGTVARNHLGRVKAADSGLFLVDDGVELGQSVASGDHLGRLFDPTTYDVLQEVEADRDGILYSVALESTVTAGQTLVGVALLDVE, from the coding sequence ATGCACACCGCAGAGCGACTCACGCTCACGCGACTCCCCTCCGGCGTCCCCGTCGAGACGACGGTACACACGTACGAGGGCGACGACGACGGTCCGACGCTGTACGTCCAGGCCGCCCAACACGGCCGCGAAATCAACGGCACCGAAGTCCTGCGCCGGCTCCACGAGCGACTCGACCACGACGAACTACGGGGGAAAGTAATCGCCGTCCCCGTCGCCGACCCGCTCACGTTCGACCACGTCTCCTACACGACACCCGAGGTCATCGACTCGGTCAACCCGAACCTGAACCGCGTCTGGCCCGGCGACGCAGAGGGGTCGCTCCACCAGCGCATCGCGGCCCGCCTCTGGGAGTACGCCGGCGACGCCGACGCCATCGTCGACCTGCACACCGGTAGTCCCGACATGCTCACCCACACGGTCTACCTGAAGGGCGACGAGGAGTGCCGTGCGCTCGCCGAAGCGTTCGGGACTGACCTGCTCCTCGCCGAAGCCGCCGGCGACGACGCCGACACCGAGTGGTCCGAACGTAACTTCGGCGGGAAGTTCCGCGTCGCCGCCACGTGCGAGGGTATTCCCTCCATCACACCCGAACTCGCGCACAACAAGCAGCTCGTGGAACCCGCCATCGAAACAGGGGTGGAGGGAATGTTCGGCGTGCTCGAACACATGGGGATGCTCGACGGCGAACACGACGGCACGAGAGAGACCGAGTGGGACGGCACCGTCGCACGCAACCACCTCGGCCGCGTGAAAGCCGCCGACTCGGGGCTGTTCCTCGTCGACGACGGCGTCGAACTCGGCCAGTCGGTCGCTTCGGGCGACCATCTGGGTCGTCTGTTCGACCCGACGACGTACGACGTCCTCCAAGAGGTCGAAGCCGACCGCGACGGCATCCTCTACTCGGTGGCGCTGGAGTCGACGGTGACCGCCGGGCAGACGCTCGTCGGCGTCGCACTGCTGGACGTGGAGTAA
- a CDS encoding amidohydrolase, with product MAQLTDRSLTEIRRDLHTYPEAGWKEFRTTALVAEELDERDFDLRLGPEAVNADGRLGVPGDDELSAAEERARDLGAPERYLDRLEGVSGLVATKQYGDGTGPTVGVRVDMDALKRQEATDDDHRPAREGFGSKHPGEMHACGHDGHTAIGVGIARELDANGGFDGTLKLFFQPAEEGGRGGKPMSEADHFSDIDHMLALHLGLGEATGTVVAGYDNPLSNAKLDVTFLGEPAHAGGAPNEGRNAMQALAAAVQNLYAIPRHADGATRINVGQVHSPNAQNVISEEARLRVEVRGETAELNEYMLEKARRVVEHAAAMHDCEFETSLYGKTTTFENDAEMVDAVKAAAAGVDSVDEIKDRKPFGGSEDASYLIREVQRNGGTASYVGVGASNPAGHHTAYFDIDEDALDIGVDVTCETIRGL from the coding sequence ATGGCGCAACTCACCGACCGCTCGCTCACCGAGATTCGACGCGACCTGCACACCTACCCTGAAGCCGGCTGGAAGGAGTTCCGAACGACCGCACTCGTCGCCGAGGAACTCGACGAACGCGACTTCGACCTCCGGCTCGGGCCGGAAGCGGTGAACGCCGACGGTCGACTGGGCGTCCCCGGCGACGACGAACTCTCCGCGGCCGAGGAGCGCGCCCGCGACCTCGGCGCACCCGAGCGGTATCTCGACCGACTGGAAGGCGTCTCGGGTCTCGTCGCCACCAAACAGTACGGCGACGGCACCGGACCGACGGTCGGCGTCCGCGTCGACATGGACGCCCTAAAGCGACAGGAGGCGACCGACGACGACCACCGCCCCGCCCGCGAGGGGTTCGGCTCGAAACACCCCGGCGAGATGCACGCCTGCGGCCACGACGGCCACACCGCCATCGGCGTCGGTATCGCCCGCGAGCTGGACGCCAACGGGGGCTTCGACGGCACGCTCAAACTGTTCTTCCAACCCGCCGAGGAGGGCGGTCGCGGCGGGAAACCGATGAGCGAAGCCGACCACTTCTCGGACATCGACCACATGCTCGCGCTGCATCTCGGACTCGGCGAGGCGACGGGGACCGTCGTCGCGGGCTACGACAACCCGCTCTCCAACGCGAAACTCGACGTGACGTTCCTCGGCGAACCGGCCCACGCCGGCGGCGCGCCGAACGAGGGGAGAAACGCGATGCAGGCGCTCGCAGCAGCGGTCCAGAATCTCTACGCCATCCCCCGGCACGCCGACGGCGCGACCCGCATCAACGTCGGGCAGGTCCACTCGCCGAACGCGCAGAACGTCATCAGCGAGGAGGCGCGCCTCCGCGTCGAAGTGCGCGGCGAAACTGCCGAACTGAACGAGTACATGCTCGAAAAGGCGCGCCGAGTGGTCGAACACGCCGCCGCGATGCACGACTGCGAGTTCGAGACGAGCCTCTACGGGAAGACGACGACGTTCGAGAACGACGCCGAGATGGTCGACGCGGTGAAAGCCGCCGCCGCAGGTGTCGATTCCGTCGACGAAATCAAAGACAGAAAACCGTTCGGCGGCAGCGAAGACGCCTCGTACCTCATCCGCGAGGTCCAGCGAAACGGCGGGACGGCGTCGTACGTCGGCGTCGGCGCGTCGAACCCGGCGGGCCACCACACGGCGTACTTCGACATCGACGAGGACGCGCTCGACATCGGCGTCGACGTCACCTGCGAGACGATTCGCGGGCTCTAG
- a CDS encoding ferredoxin yields the protein MSDDGVKKPSEFGGEGPPVAEKPYKIIFEANKCFGAGRCAEVADNWEMDLASGLAKARSYYIGEDELDENVRAAEVCPAKKGDGVIHVIDRRTDEEIAPNPHGDGTLSVDW from the coding sequence ATGAGCGACGACGGCGTCAAGAAGCCGAGCGAGTTCGGCGGCGAGGGTCCCCCCGTAGCGGAGAAGCCGTACAAGATAATCTTCGAGGCCAACAAGTGCTTCGGGGCGGGGCGCTGCGCGGAAGTGGCCGACAACTGGGAGATGGACCTCGCCTCCGGCCTGGCGAAGGCGAGGTCGTACTACATCGGCGAGGACGAACTCGACGAGAACGTCCGCGCCGCCGAGGTCTGTCCGGCGAAGAAGGGCGACGGGGTCATCCACGTCATCGACCGTCGCACGGACGAGGAGATCGCACCGAACCCCCACGGCGACGGGACGCTGAGCGTCGACTGGTGA
- a CDS encoding Vms1/Ankzf1 family peptidyl-tRNA hydrolase, translating to MLDELLGRAELKRRIEELEEENHHLERRAAAEEERRADAVTARQEAEERVNRLEDRIAELDDRVERLQDEEDADLEFRGTETLRDARLDEVLDRLGSVRTGPEGALTAMVDGESVPAEVEDGFGEHASLVRRVAPCLVYTDDAGLVSAALSPPRPPEAFCEWDGSFRVEESWFRPTGRFAFAVARADLFALGEYDGRERLQERGFESDVKEKHSKGGFSQSRFERIRDGQIAEHVEKCREAIEESGTGTTILVGDREVVRELRDAVDVTATSDANGAPEEALDEGFRDFWATELYRL from the coding sequence ATGCTCGACGAGTTGCTCGGCCGCGCCGAGTTGAAGCGGCGCATCGAGGAACTGGAGGAGGAAAACCACCACCTCGAACGCCGCGCCGCCGCCGAGGAGGAACGCAGAGCCGACGCCGTCACCGCCCGACAGGAGGCCGAAGAGCGCGTCAACCGCCTCGAAGACCGTATCGCCGAACTCGACGACCGGGTCGAGCGCCTGCAGGACGAGGAGGATGCGGACCTCGAGTTCCGCGGGACGGAGACGCTCCGCGACGCTCGTCTCGACGAGGTACTCGACCGGTTGGGCTCCGTCCGGACCGGCCCCGAGGGCGCGCTCACCGCGATGGTCGACGGCGAGTCGGTGCCCGCCGAGGTCGAAGACGGCTTCGGAGAACACGCCTCGCTCGTCCGTCGCGTCGCGCCGTGTCTCGTCTACACCGACGACGCCGGGCTCGTGAGCGCGGCGCTGTCGCCGCCGCGTCCGCCCGAGGCGTTCTGCGAGTGGGACGGCTCGTTTCGAGTCGAGGAGTCGTGGTTCCGGCCGACCGGCCGGTTCGCGTTCGCCGTCGCTCGCGCGGACCTCTTCGCGCTCGGCGAGTACGACGGCCGCGAGCGACTCCAAGAACGGGGGTTCGAGAGCGACGTGAAGGAGAAACACTCGAAGGGCGGGTTCTCGCAGTCGCGGTTCGAGCGCATCCGAGACGGCCAAATCGCCGAGCACGTCGAGAAATGTCGCGAGGCCATCGAGGAGAGCGGAACCGGGACGACGATTCTCGTCGGCGACCGAGAGGTCGTCCGCGAGTTACGCGACGCGGTGGACGTGACCGCGACGAGCGACGCGAACGGGGCGCCAGAGGAGGCGCTGGACGAGGGATTCCGCGACTTCTGGGCGACCGAACTGTACCGACTCTGA
- a CDS encoding peptidylprolyl isomerase produces MADQENPDNPTAVLKTNHGDITVELFEERVPRTVDNFVGLATGQKEWTDPETGETKDGEPLYQDVLFHRIIEGFMIQGGDPTGTGRGGPGYQFDDEFHDELGHDGPGVLSMANSGPNTNGSQFFITLDAQPHLDGRHSVFGKVIDGMDVVREIGSVPTGRNDKPTEDVVLESVAIYR; encoded by the coding sequence ATGGCCGACCAGGAGAATCCCGACAACCCGACAGCGGTACTCAAGACGAACCACGGCGACATCACCGTCGAACTCTTCGAGGAGCGCGTCCCGCGCACCGTCGACAACTTCGTCGGCCTCGCGACGGGTCAGAAGGAGTGGACCGACCCCGAGACGGGCGAGACGAAAGACGGCGAACCGCTCTACCAGGACGTGCTGTTCCACCGCATCATCGAGGGCTTCATGATTCAGGGCGGCGACCCGACGGGAACCGGCCGCGGCGGCCCCGGCTACCAGTTCGACGACGAGTTCCACGACGAACTCGGCCACGACGGCCCCGGCGTGCTCTCGATGGCGAACTCCGGCCCGAACACGAACGGCTCGCAGTTCTTCATCACGCTCGATGCCCAACCGCACCTCGACGGCCGCCACTCGGTGTTCGGCAAGGTCATCGACGGGATGGACGTCGTCCGCGAGATCGGCTCGGTGCCGACCGGTCGCAACGACAAACCCACCGAAGACGTCGTTCTCGAATCGGTCGCCATCTACCGATAG
- a CDS encoding DUF5802 family protein yields MFERFSSGYYLGELYVEPHDCDRPVIHRADHERMNEQLYLTGDGVERLDAPLVMKLHTTHFPVLGDDDVPTGTLALPESMATDDLPDSREVFLAAADRATELLRYAGYEAPTGT; encoded by the coding sequence ATGTTCGAACGATTCTCCAGCGGCTACTACCTCGGTGAACTGTACGTCGAACCGCACGACTGCGACCGCCCCGTGATTCACCGAGCGGACCACGAGCGGATGAACGAGCAACTGTACCTCACCGGTGACGGCGTCGAACGACTCGACGCACCGCTCGTCATGAAACTCCACACGACCCACTTCCCCGTCCTCGGCGACGACGACGTACCGACGGGAACGCTCGCCCTCCCCGAGTCGATGGCGACCGACGACCTGCCGGACTCCCGCGAGGTGTTCCTCGCGGCCGCCGACCGCGCAACCGAACTGCTCCGGTACGCGGGGTACGAGGCCCCGACCGGCACCTGA
- a CDS encoding GNAT family N-acetyltransferase, translating into MPDLIPLSRRSPALDAAVSLYWELYGDAERGWGSRVEAATQFERHAEYPGYRGFAAVEADEVLGFVYGYTSAPGQFYHDQLAATLGPDRTSEWLGDCFEFVELAVADDARRQGLGTNLHDTVLDGLAHETSVLTTGVENEPARRLYERNGWRTIHDSFELNGTNPMVVMGRELSEEDARPLAETVGTGGPSGSPSDRRRSGGD; encoded by the coding sequence ATGCCAGACCTCATCCCGCTCTCCCGACGAAGCCCAGCCCTCGATGCCGCCGTCTCGCTGTACTGGGAACTGTACGGCGACGCCGAGCGCGGATGGGGGAGTCGGGTCGAGGCCGCGACGCAGTTCGAACGACACGCGGAGTATCCGGGGTACCGGGGATTCGCGGCCGTCGAAGCGGACGAGGTGCTCGGCTTCGTCTACGGCTACACGTCCGCGCCGGGCCAGTTCTACCACGACCAACTCGCTGCCACGCTCGGACCCGACCGGACCAGCGAGTGGCTCGGAGACTGCTTCGAGTTCGTCGAACTCGCCGTCGCCGACGACGCCCGTCGGCAGGGCCTCGGGACCAACCTCCACGACACTGTCCTCGACGGCCTCGCTCACGAGACGAGCGTCCTCACGACCGGCGTCGAGAACGAACCCGCTCGGAGGCTGTACGAACGGAACGGCTGGCGGACTATCCACGACTCCTTCGAGTTGAACGGCACTAACCCGATGGTCGTGATGGGCCGAGAACTCTCGGAGGAGGACGCGAGACCGCTGGCCGAAACCGTCGGCACGGGGGGGCCGTCGGGGTCCCCGAGCGACAGGCGACGGTCCGGCGGCGACTGA